Genomic segment of Bacteroides stercoris ATCC 43183:
GGCAATAACTTCATTCTTACTCTTGATACTTACGAGAGCATCCAACTGGTCAGCACCAACATAGAAGCTTTCTTCTGCATATGCAGCTTTCAGTCCGGGAATACCGTTCTTTGCTTTATCTTTCAGCAGTTTCGCAGGTGCATTCGCTGTATTGCAAAACATTACAGCAGTCGTACCTTTCATGCAACCGTAAAGCGGAGAATAATCCTCTTCCAAGCTTTCCAATGCTTTATGAAGCAATGTATTCTTAACTACCATCAATTTGATGTCAGCCTTGAAACACAAAGCTCTCAACGCGCTTGTATCAGCAGCGTTCATAGCAGTGGTATCTATCAAATAGAAGTGACCGTATTCCTTAACTGTAGCAGCAATCTGCTCAATAATCGTACTTTTATCTTCCTTTCTCATTATTACTCCGTTTTATTAGATTTCTTCTACAGATTTCGGGTCAATCTTGATACCCGCACTCATCGTGCTAGAAAGATAAATACTCTTGATATATGTACCCTTGGCTGCGGTCGGTTTCAATTTATTCAAAGTAGAGATGAATTCTTTCGCATTGTCGCGAATTTGATCAGCACTAAATGAAACTTTACCGATAGAAGTATGAACGATACCGCTCTTGTCAACTTTAAAGTCGATTTTACCTTGTTTTACTTCTTTTACAGCTTTAGCAACATCCATAGTCACAGTGCCACTCTTCGGATTCGGCATCAATCCACGAGGACCGAGTACACGACCGAGCGCACCAATCTTACCCATGATAGACGGCATAGTGATGATTACATCAATATCAGTCCATCCACCTTTGATCTTTTCAATATATTCGTCAAGACCAACATAGTCAGCTCCGGCTTCTTTTGCAGCAGCTTCAGCATCCGGTGTACAAAGCACCAAAACGCGTGTAACTTTACCAGTACCGTGAGGAAGTGATACAACACCTCTCACCATCTGGTTAGCCTTACGCGGGTCAACGCCCAAACGTACGTCGATATCCAGAGAAGCGTCGAACTTAGTAAAAGTAATTTCCTTTACCAATTGAGCAGCTTCTTTGAGAGAGTATGCTTTCCCTGCTTCAATTTTTTCTGCAGCCAACTTTTGATTTTTTGTCAGTTTACTCATTCTAATTGAAGTTTATTAGTTATTAACCGGGAACTCCCCTTTTACAGCGATACCCATACTACGAGCTGTACCAGCAACCATCTTCATGGCAGCTTCTACAGTGAAACAGTTTAAGTCAACCATCTTGTCCTGAGCAATCGTACGAACCTGTTCCCAAGTAATCTCGGCAACTTTCTTACGGTTAGGCTCAGCAGAACCACTCTTTACCTTAGCTACTTCAAGTAATTGAATAGCAACGGGAGGAGTCTTGATTACAAAATCGAAAGACTTGTCTGCGTAGTAAGTGATAATCACAGGAAGAATTTTTCCTGCTTTGTCTTGGGTTCTGGCGTTGAATTGCTTGCAAAACTCCATGATGTTGATTCCCTTAGAACCCAGAGCAGGTCCAACGGGAGGTGATGGATTTGCCGCGCCTCCTTTAATCTGTAATTTGATTAGTCCAGCAACTTCTTTAGCCATTTTTTAATTGATTTATATATAAACATTAATGAAGAATATTACAGCGTAACACCTGTCCTATTCTTTTTCTACTTGCATAAAGCCCAATTCGAGCGGAGTCTTCCGTCCGAATATCTTTACCATGACCTTCAGTTTCTTCTTCTCGGTATTCACTTCTTCAATGATTCCGCTAAAGCCACTGAACGGACCGTAATTCACTTTTACAGTCTCGCCGACTACATACGGGATATTCAGTTCTTCACCGGCATCCTGCAATTCGTCAACTGTACCAAGTATACGATTCACTTCCGACTGTCTCAGAGGAACGGGTTTTTCCGATCCACCCAAGAATCCTATCACATTAGGAGTATTTCTCAGATGGTGAGCGACCTCACCAACCAGAGCAGCCTCCACCAAAACGTAACCAGGGAGATAACTTCTCTCTTTCACAATTTTCTTACCATTGCGAACCTGATATACCTTTTCGGTAGGAATCAATACCTGAGACACATAATCACCAAGGTCGCTGTTTTTGATATCAGCTTCAAGATATTCCTTTACCTTAGTTTCTTTACCGCTAATAGCACGCAAAACGTACCATTTCTTTTCAATCTCAGACATTTCTCCTTCTTTTTTAATGTGGATAAACAAATTCCATTAAATGCTGGAAACAGAAGTCCATCGCAAATACCACCAGTGCAATAAGCAGGGAAGCATATAAAACAACTACTGCACTGTTAGTAAGTTCAGAATACGTAGGCCACGACACTTTATGAACAAGCTCGTCGTAAGTTTCTTTAAAATAAGCTACTATCTTCTTCATTTCAAAAATATTAGCACGGGA
This window contains:
- the rplJ gene encoding 50S ribosomal protein L10 translates to MRKEDKSTIIEQIAATVKEYGHFYLIDTTAMNAADTSALRALCFKADIKLMVVKNTLLHKALESLEEDYSPLYGCMKGTTAVMFCNTANAPAKLLKDKAKNGIPGLKAAYAEESFYVGADQLDALVSIKSKNEVIAEIVALLQSPAKNVISALQSGGNTIHGVLKTLGERPEA
- the rplA gene encoding 50S ribosomal protein L1; translation: MSKLTKNQKLAAEKIEAGKAYSLKEAAQLVKEITFTKFDASLDIDVRLGVDPRKANQMVRGVVSLPHGTGKVTRVLVLCTPDAEAAAKEAGADYVGLDEYIEKIKGGWTDIDVIITMPSIMGKIGALGRVLGPRGLMPNPKSGTVTMDVAKAVKEVKQGKIDFKVDKSGIVHTSIGKVSFSADQIRDNAKEFISTLNKLKPTAAKGTYIKSIYLSSTMSAGIKIDPKSVEEI
- the rplK gene encoding 50S ribosomal protein L11, with the protein product MAKEVAGLIKLQIKGGAANPSPPVGPALGSKGINIMEFCKQFNARTQDKAGKILPVIITYYADKSFDFVIKTPPVAIQLLEVAKVKSGSAEPNRKKVAEITWEQVRTIAQDKMVDLNCFTVEAAMKMVAGTARSMGIAVKGEFPVNN
- the nusG gene encoding transcription termination/antitermination protein NusG, whose translation is MSEIEKKWYVLRAISGKETKVKEYLEADIKNSDLGDYVSQVLIPTEKVYQVRNGKKIVKERSYLPGYVLVEAALVGEVAHHLRNTPNVIGFLGGSEKPVPLRQSEVNRILGTVDELQDAGEELNIPYVVGETVKVNYGPFSGFSGIIEEVNTEKKKLKVMVKIFGRKTPLELGFMQVEKE
- the secE gene encoding preprotein translocase subunit SecE, translating into MKKIVAYFKETYDELVHKVSWPTYSELTNSAVVVLYASLLIALVVFAMDFCFQHLMEFVYPH